In Pseudomonas sp. ADAK18, a single window of DNA contains:
- a CDS encoding class I SAM-dependent methyltransferase codes for MNPDALATLNAHLLIALHTAPAETRRLFHGRGRCWPGLEQLTVDWLQGVVLVSLFKEPQAAELEALKQQLMQITAASEWQQSGAHTLALQHRYLPQSTTEWLLGEPVDELTITEGGLRYLIDLGKKQNSGLFLDMRYGRNWVREQAQGLRVLNLFAYTCGFSVAAIEGGADHVVNLDMARGALSRGRDNHRLNGHDLSRVTFLGHDLFKSWAKVTHSGPYDLVIIDPPSFQKGSFLLTKDYQRVLRRLPDLLSPQGTVLACMNDPAFGEDFLIDGVTREAPGLRFEQRLENPPEFPDVDPQSGLKALVFRQG; via the coding sequence ATGAACCCAGACGCACTCGCCACCCTTAACGCCCATTTGCTCATCGCCCTGCACACTGCCCCTGCAGAAACCCGGCGCCTGTTCCACGGCCGTGGCCGCTGCTGGCCGGGCCTGGAACAACTGACGGTGGACTGGCTGCAAGGGGTGGTGTTGGTCTCACTGTTCAAAGAGCCCCAAGCGGCCGAACTCGAGGCCTTGAAACAGCAACTGATGCAGATAACCGCCGCGTCAGAATGGCAGCAGTCGGGCGCCCATACCCTGGCGCTGCAACATCGCTACCTGCCACAGAGCACCACCGAATGGTTGCTGGGGGAGCCGGTCGACGAGTTGACCATCACCGAAGGCGGCCTGCGTTACCTGATCGACTTGGGCAAAAAGCAGAACAGCGGGCTGTTTCTTGACATGCGCTATGGCCGCAACTGGGTCCGTGAGCAAGCTCAGGGCCTGCGGGTGCTGAACTTGTTCGCCTACACCTGCGGGTTTTCCGTGGCGGCTATCGAAGGCGGCGCCGACCACGTGGTCAACCTGGACATGGCCCGTGGCGCCCTCAGCCGGGGCCGTGACAATCATCGGCTCAATGGTCATGACTTGAGCAGGGTGACGTTTCTGGGCCACGACCTGTTCAAGTCCTGGGCCAAGGTCACCCATAGCGGCCCTTACGATCTGGTGATCATCGACCCGCCCTCCTTTCAGAAAGGCAGTTTCCTGCTGACCAAGGACTATCAGCGGGTGTTGCGCCGCCTGCCAGACCTGTTGAGCCCACAGGGCACCGTGCTGGCGTGCATGAACGATCCGGCCTTTGGTGAAGACTTCCTCATCGACGGTGTGACCCGCGAAGCCCCCGGCCTGCGCTTTGAGCAGCGCCTGGAAAACCCGCCGGAATTCCCCGACGTAGACCCTCAAAGTGGTTTAAAAGCGCTGGTGTTCCGCCAAGGCTGA
- the pcsA gene encoding phosphatidylcholine synthase — MISTLHVARLKAWGAHGFTATGVVLAFLATLALLENQPKACLLWLGLALVVDGVDGSLARRVNVQTVLPSFDGSVLDLVIDYLTYVFIPALFIYRYVGLPDFTHLFTVSVILVSSLFCFCNVNMKSKDNYFQGFPAAWNVVALCVYIIAPAPWVTLLTVIGLALLTVTPMKFLHPFRVKRFMPINIAVTTVWLLCSLLLVMDYPYTNHLTMGLWLLMSAYFLGICIWRTAVEWLDKSRH; from the coding sequence GTGATATCGACTCTACATGTAGCCAGACTCAAAGCATGGGGCGCCCATGGTTTTACCGCCACGGGTGTGGTCCTGGCGTTCCTGGCAACCCTGGCGTTGCTCGAGAACCAGCCCAAGGCTTGCCTGCTGTGGCTTGGCCTGGCACTGGTGGTGGACGGCGTCGACGGCTCGCTGGCGCGAAGGGTCAATGTGCAGACCGTACTGCCGAGCTTTGACGGTTCGGTGCTGGATCTGGTGATCGACTACCTGACCTATGTGTTTATTCCGGCGTTGTTTATCTATCGCTATGTCGGCTTGCCGGACTTCACCCACCTGTTCACCGTGTCGGTGATCCTGGTGTCGTCGCTGTTCTGTTTCTGCAACGTCAACATGAAGAGCAAGGACAACTACTTCCAGGGCTTCCCCGCCGCCTGGAACGTCGTAGCGCTGTGCGTCTACATCATCGCCCCGGCGCCGTGGGTCACGCTGCTGACGGTGATCGGTCTGGCGTTGTTGACCGTGACGCCGATGAAGTTCCTGCACCCATTCCGGGTCAAGCGCTTCATGCCGATCAACATCGCGGTGACCACGGTGTGGCTGCTGTGCAGCTTGTTGCTGGTGATGGACTACCCCTACACCAACCACCTGACCATGGGGCTGTGGTTGTTGATGTCGGCGTATTTTCTGGGGATTTGTATCTGGCGTACGGCGGTGGAGTGGCTGGATAAATCTCGCCATTGA
- a CDS encoding sulfite exporter TauE/SafE family protein: MDVGNFGFVVAGLVVGFIVGMTGVGGGSLMTPILLWFGINPATAVGTDLLYAAITKSGGVLVHGKNKNIDWKITGWLTLGSVPAVLLTLWFLKNLHTDPSAMNAVIKQALGVVLLLTALAILFKKKLLAFAQRHAGDDYHMNPRNLNGLTVVTGAILGTMVALTSIGAGALGTVALFILYPFLATRRLVGTEIAHAVPLTLVAGLGHASMGNMDWHLLGFLLMGSLPGIYVGSHMTGRVPDGILRPCLAVMLAMIGYKLAF; the protein is encoded by the coding sequence ATGGATGTGGGTAATTTTGGTTTCGTGGTGGCTGGCCTGGTTGTGGGTTTTATCGTCGGCATGACCGGTGTGGGCGGGGGCTCCTTGATGACCCCGATCCTGCTGTGGTTCGGCATCAACCCGGCGACGGCCGTGGGCACCGACCTGCTGTATGCGGCCATCACCAAGTCCGGTGGCGTGCTGGTGCATGGCAAGAACAAGAACATCGACTGGAAAATCACCGGCTGGCTGACCCTGGGCAGTGTCCCGGCTGTGTTGCTGACCCTGTGGTTTCTCAAGAACCTGCATACCGACCCCAGCGCCATGAACGCGGTGATCAAGCAGGCGTTGGGCGTGGTGTTGCTGCTGACGGCCCTGGCGATTCTGTTCAAGAAAAAGTTGTTGGCCTTCGCCCAGCGCCATGCGGGCGATGACTACCATATGAACCCGCGCAACCTGAATGGCCTGACGGTGGTCACCGGCGCGATCCTCGGCACGATGGTGGCCCTGACCTCCATCGGTGCAGGTGCCCTGGGCACCGTGGCGCTGTTCATTTTGTATCCATTCCTGGCCACCCGACGCCTGGTGGGCACAGAAATCGCCCACGCCGTACCGCTGACCTTGGTGGCGGGCCTTGGGCACGCGAGCATGGGCAATATGGACTGGCACTTGCTGGGCTTTTTGCTGATGGGCTCGCTGCCGGGGATCTACGTGGGCAGCCATATGACCGGACGAGTGCCGGACGGGATCCTGCGCCCGTGCCTGGCGGTGATGCTGGCGATGATCGGGTACAAGTTGGCGTTCTAA
- a CDS encoding class I SAM-dependent methyltransferase — protein MSGVHKSAQQGFSTQATTYAQGRPDYPRQLTGWLTQALAINAQSTVIDLGAGTGKFTRLLNTVAPTLIAIEPVDAMGAQLHKLLPDVRLLSGTAEAIPLESATADALVCAQAFHWFATETALREIHRVLKPEGRLGLIWNVRDESVDWVAAITEIITPYEGDTPRFHTGEWRKAFTGQYFSALEMTCFPYSHVGSPQEVIMDRFLSVSFIAALPAAEQARVTEQLQTLIHTHPALQGRDTVAFPYQTQAYRCQRLV, from the coding sequence ATGTCCGGTGTTCACAAGTCTGCTCAACAGGGTTTCTCTACCCAGGCCACCACCTACGCCCAGGGCCGCCCGGATTATCCGCGGCAACTGACGGGCTGGTTGACGCAGGCGCTGGCGATCAATGCCCAGTCGACCGTTATCGATCTGGGGGCCGGGACTGGCAAGTTCACCCGTTTGCTCAACACCGTCGCGCCTACCTTGATTGCGATCGAACCCGTGGACGCCATGGGGGCACAGTTGCACAAGCTGCTGCCGGACGTACGCCTGCTGTCTGGTACTGCCGAAGCCATCCCACTTGAGTCCGCAACTGCCGACGCGTTGGTCTGTGCCCAGGCGTTCCACTGGTTTGCCACGGAGACGGCCTTGCGGGAAATCCACCGCGTGCTGAAGCCCGAAGGTCGTCTGGGGCTGATCTGGAATGTGCGGGATGAGTCGGTGGACTGGGTCGCTGCCATCACCGAAATCATTACCCCTTACGAAGGCGATACCCCGCGCTTTCACACCGGCGAGTGGCGCAAGGCATTCACCGGCCAATATTTTTCCGCCCTTGAAATGACCTGCTTTCCGTATAGCCACGTCGGCAGCCCTCAAGAAGTGATCATGGATCGTTTCCTGTCCGTCAGCTTCATCGCGGCCCTGCCTGCGGCCGAGCAGGCGCGGGTGACCGAACAACTGCAAACCCTGATCCACACTCACCCGGCATTGCAGGGACGCGACACCGTGGCCTTTCCCTATCAGACCCAGGCCTATCGGTGTCAACGACTGGTATAA
- a CDS encoding chloride channel protein, whose amino-acid sequence MSARHTAKSLLILALVVVLTGIGAGLGGMFLALLLHGIQHLAYGYSLDSLISHETFLLGVTAASPERRVLVLMSCGLVAGVGWWLIYRYGRPLVSIKQAVSAQAPIMPPKTTLAHALLQIITVALGSPLGREVAPREVGALAASWLSQRAQLTPDMHRLIVAGGAGAGLAAVYNVPLGGAVFVLEVLVGAFSWPAAVIALTTSAIGAAVAGIGLGTESQYVVPHFTLDPGLITWAIVSGPVFGLAAYGFTRLTGAARANAARGWRLPVLSLINFTIIGGLAIFLPQILGNGKGPAQLGFDSELTIGLAAVLLLVKVLITASSLRAGAEGGLLTPALANGALLAIILGGAWSLLWPGIPLGAFAIIGAAAFLGASMSMPLTAIVLVAEFTRIEHEFLVPIILAVVGSVCVSKLCQRWEKSRKEAGLKPLQAPSSAL is encoded by the coding sequence ATGTCTGCTCGCCACACCGCTAAAAGCTTGTTGATCCTCGCCCTCGTGGTGGTCCTGACCGGCATCGGCGCCGGTCTGGGTGGCATGTTCCTGGCCTTGCTGCTCCACGGCATTCAGCACCTGGCCTACGGCTACAGCCTCGACAGCCTGATCAGCCACGAAACCTTTCTGCTCGGCGTTACCGCTGCATCGCCAGAACGTCGGGTGCTGGTATTGATGAGCTGCGGCCTGGTAGCGGGCGTGGGCTGGTGGCTGATTTATCGTTATGGCCGGCCACTGGTGAGCATCAAACAGGCCGTGTCGGCCCAGGCGCCGATCATGCCGCCCAAGACCACCCTCGCCCACGCGCTCTTGCAGATCATCACCGTAGCCCTGGGCTCGCCGCTGGGCCGTGAAGTGGCACCCCGGGAAGTCGGTGCCCTGGCCGCCAGTTGGTTGTCGCAACGGGCGCAACTGACACCCGACATGCATCGCTTGATCGTCGCCGGTGGCGCGGGCGCCGGGCTGGCAGCGGTGTACAACGTACCATTGGGTGGGGCGGTGTTCGTGCTGGAAGTGCTGGTGGGGGCCTTCAGTTGGCCGGCGGCGGTAATTGCCCTGACAACGTCGGCGATTGGCGCGGCAGTGGCCGGGATCGGCCTGGGCACCGAGTCGCAGTATGTCGTGCCGCATTTCACCCTCGACCCCGGCCTGATCACCTGGGCCATCGTCAGCGGCCCGGTGTTTGGCCTGGCCGCCTACGGTTTCACACGCCTGACCGGCGCGGCGCGGGCCAACGCCGCCCGAGGCTGGCGCCTGCCGGTGTTGTCGTTGATCAACTTCACGATTATCGGTGGCCTGGCGATTTTCCTGCCGCAGATCCTCGGCAATGGCAAAGGCCCGGCGCAATTGGGTTTCGACAGCGAACTGACCATCGGCCTGGCCGCTGTGCTCCTGCTGGTCAAGGTGTTGATCACTGCCAGCAGCCTGCGGGCCGGGGCCGAAGGTGGCTTGCTGACCCCCGCGCTGGCCAACGGCGCCTTGCTGGCGATTATCCTCGGCGGAGCATGGAGCCTGCTGTGGCCTGGTATACCGCTGGGCGCGTTCGCGATCATTGGCGCGGCGGCGTTCCTGGGCGCCAGCATGAGCATGCCGCTGACGGCGATTGTGCTGGTGGCGGAATTCACCCGCATCGAGCATGAGTTTCTGGTGCCGATCATCCTTGCGGTGGTGGGCTCTGTGTGTGTGAGCAAGCTGTGCCAACGGTGGGAAAAAAGCCGAAAAGAGGCTGGATTAAAACCGTTACAAGCGCCATCCTCCGCGCTTTAG
- a CDS encoding UPF0149 family protein, with product MLNQPLAPADFEFIEETLLKYGVDHSVLNLAELDGYFTALVSSPAQVDVADWFPAIWGGQNPTWESPEEAKRFLDLSVRHMNAIATQLATNAQSFKAHFEETEHQDQPLTLAEEWCFGYIRGVAVGNWPELPAEQAGQLEKISWCAEQDNFELPADLDVALHQQRVAAIEPAARTLHDYWLAKR from the coding sequence ATGCTCAACCAACCTCTCGCCCCCGCCGATTTCGAGTTCATCGAAGAAACCCTGTTGAAGTACGGCGTCGACCATTCGGTGCTGAACCTGGCTGAACTGGACGGCTACTTCACCGCCCTGGTTTCCAGCCCGGCACAGGTGGACGTCGCCGACTGGTTCCCGGCCATCTGGGGTGGGCAGAACCCAACCTGGGAAAGCCCTGAGGAGGCCAAGCGCTTCCTCGACCTGAGCGTGCGTCACATGAACGCCATCGCCACCCAACTGGCGACCAACGCCCAAAGCTTCAAGGCCCATTTTGAAGAAACCGAGCATCAGGACCAGCCGCTGACCCTGGCGGAAGAATGGTGCTTTGGTTATATCCGTGGGGTTGCCGTAGGCAACTGGCCTGAATTGCCGGCCGAACAAGCCGGGCAACTGGAAAAGATTTCCTGGTGTGCCGAGCAGGATAATTTCGAACTGCCGGCGGACCTGGATGTAGCACTGCATCAACAGCGTGTTGCCGCCATCGAACCGGCAGCACGGACGTTGCATGATTATTGGTTGGCCAAGCGTTAA
- a CDS encoding lytic polysaccharide monooxygenase auxiliary activity family 9 protein yields MNKPQTELRHGRVVTPASRGSVAVERGLLENWQVNEMEGGKNFPSLTAGPFPAPYDTDDQSVTPPADGHILSGGKTDARDCINFTDEEMSKKLNIPFSWPLLNVDAGQVFKVQWAYTAAHTTRGYRWLITKDGWDPKQRISRAQLEAKPFFEDFYTQVPYYQHAAELKAKVEHQVTLPKGKKGRHVLVLMWIVANTGNAFYQAFDVDFK; encoded by the coding sequence ATGAACAAACCTCAAACTGAACTCCGACACGGTCGTGTCGTAACCCCAGCCAGCCGTGGTTCGGTGGCTGTCGAACGCGGCCTGTTGGAAAACTGGCAAGTCAACGAGATGGAAGGTGGCAAGAACTTTCCGTCCCTCACCGCCGGGCCGTTTCCTGCGCCTTATGACACCGACGATCAAAGTGTCACACCGCCAGCCGACGGCCATATCCTCAGCGGTGGCAAGACCGATGCCCGTGACTGCATCAACTTTACCGACGAGGAAATGAGCAAGAAGCTCAACATTCCGTTTAGCTGGCCGCTGTTGAATGTCGATGCCGGCCAGGTGTTCAAGGTGCAGTGGGCGTACACCGCAGCGCATACAACCCGTGGTTATCGTTGGTTGATCACCAAGGACGGCTGGGACCCCAAGCAACGCATCAGCCGCGCGCAGCTGGAAGCCAAACCGTTCTTCGAGGACTTTTACACTCAGGTGCCGTACTACCAACATGCAGCGGAACTGAAGGCCAAGGTTGAACACCAGGTGACCCTGCCCAAGGGCAAGAAGGGCCGTCATGTGCTGGTGTTGATGTGGATCGTGGCCAATACCGGTAACGCGTTCTATCAGGCGTTTGATGTGGACTTCAAGTAA
- a CDS encoding DUF1428 domain-containing protein, protein MSYVDGCVIAVPTAKREQFIQHAKAAAVVFKEHGALKIVECWGDDVPQGQVTSLPMAVKLKDDETVVFSWILWPSRQVRDAGMRKVMEDPRMKPEVNPMPFDGQRMIYGGFEMILES, encoded by the coding sequence ATGTCTTACGTCGACGGTTGTGTTATCGCAGTACCCACCGCCAAGCGCGAACAGTTTATCCAGCACGCCAAGGCCGCCGCCGTGGTGTTCAAGGAGCACGGCGCCCTGAAGATTGTCGAGTGCTGGGGGGATGATGTGCCCCAGGGCCAGGTCACTTCGCTGCCCATGGCGGTCAAGCTCAAGGACGATGAAACCGTGGTGTTTTCCTGGATTCTGTGGCCGTCCCGGCAGGTGCGTGACGCCGGAATGCGCAAGGTGATGGAGGACCCGCGGATGAAACCCGAGGTCAACCCGATGCCGTTTGATGGGCAGCGCATGATTTATGGCGGCTTCGAGATGATCCTTGAGAGCTGA
- a CDS encoding 3-phosphoshikimate 1-carboxyvinyltransferase: MSSQKTVTVTPPNFPLNGKVAPPGSKSITNRALLLAALAKGTSRLSGALKSDDTRHMSVALRQMGVIIDEPDDVTFVVTGQGKLQLPPQPLFLGNAGTAMRFLTAAVATVQGTVILDGDDYMQKRPIGPLLATLNQNGIRVESPTGCPPVTVQGTGHVQAKRFEIDGGLSSQYVSALLMLAACGEAPIEVALTGKDIGARGYVDLTLDCMRAFGAQIEVVDDSTWRVAPTGYTANDYLIEPDASAATYLWAAEVLTGGNIDLGIAPQDFTQPDAKAQAVIAEFPHMPATVIGSQMQDAIPTLAVLAAFNNTPVRFTELANLRVKECDRVQALHDGLNEIRPGLATIEGDDLLVASDPALAGTSCNALIDTHADHRIAMCFALAGLKVSGIKIQDPDCVGKTYPEYWKMLGSLGVKLSY, from the coding sequence TTGAGTTCGCAGAAAACCGTGACCGTTACACCGCCCAACTTCCCATTGAACGGCAAGGTAGCGCCCCCCGGCTCCAAATCCATTACCAACCGCGCCCTGCTGCTGGCCGCCCTGGCCAAGGGCACCAGCCGCCTGAGCGGCGCGCTGAAAAGCGATGACACCCGGCACATGTCGGTGGCCTTGCGGCAGATGGGTGTAATCATCGATGAGCCGGACGATGTGACCTTCGTTGTTACGGGCCAGGGCAAATTGCAGTTGCCGCCGCAGCCACTGTTCCTCGGTAATGCCGGGACGGCGATGCGTTTCCTGACCGCTGCAGTGGCCACGGTACAAGGCACGGTGATCCTCGATGGCGACGACTACATGCAAAAGCGCCCCATCGGCCCGCTGCTCGCGACCTTGAATCAGAACGGCATCCGGGTCGAAAGCCCGACCGGCTGCCCACCCGTGACCGTGCAGGGCACTGGCCACGTCCAGGCCAAGCGCTTCGAAATTGACGGTGGCCTGTCGAGCCAGTACGTTTCGGCACTGTTGATGCTGGCAGCCTGTGGTGAGGCGCCCATCGAAGTGGCGCTGACCGGCAAGGACATTGGCGCCCGCGGTTATGTAGACCTGACCCTGGACTGCATGCGTGCCTTCGGGGCGCAAATCGAAGTGGTCGACGACAGCACCTGGCGCGTGGCTCCGACCGGCTATACCGCCAATGACTACCTGATCGAACCGGATGCTTCCGCCGCCACTTACCTGTGGGCTGCCGAAGTGCTGACCGGCGGCAACATCGATCTGGGCATCGCCCCGCAGGACTTCACCCAGCCTGATGCCAAGGCCCAGGCCGTGATCGCCGAGTTCCCACACATGCCGGCCACGGTGATCGGTTCGCAGATGCAGGACGCCATCCCTACCCTCGCCGTGCTCGCGGCCTTCAACAACACGCCAGTGCGCTTCACGGAGCTGGCCAACCTGCGGGTCAAGGAGTGCGATCGGGTGCAGGCGCTGCATGACGGCCTGAACGAAATCCGTCCGGGCCTGGCGACTATTGAAGGTGATGACCTGCTGGTGGCCAGCGATCCAGCCCTGGCAGGCACATCGTGCAACGCACTGATCGACACCCACGCCGACCACCGCATCGCCATGTGCTTTGCGCTGGCAGGGTTGAAAGTGTCGGGAATCAAGATTCAGGATCCGGACTGCGTCGGCAAGACCTATCCTGAGTACTGGAAGATGCTCGGTAGCCTGGGCGTCAAGCTGAGCTACTGA
- a CDS encoding NAD(P)H-dependent oxidoreductase — MHAIIVVAHHDPRSLTHGLAGQVAAGLATKGHTFEIADLAAEGFDPRYTAADHAVYRGQAMPPADVKAEQARIDRADALVVVYPVYWWSMPGLLKGWIDRVFSNGWAIEYDIQTTRLVKKLGGLQVHLLGVGGTDEGTFERHGYDKAMNTQIDHGIFDYCGAKVVSSQLLLESEIREPKVHLEAAWRTGQGMFAAQNQQVALSS, encoded by the coding sequence ATGCATGCAATTATCGTTGTTGCTCACCACGATCCTCGTTCCTTGACCCACGGCCTGGCTGGGCAAGTCGCAGCGGGTCTGGCCACCAAGGGCCATACCTTTGAAATCGCCGACCTGGCCGCCGAAGGCTTCGATCCCCGCTACACCGCCGCCGACCACGCTGTGTATCGTGGCCAGGCGATGCCGCCTGCCGACGTGAAGGCCGAACAGGCCCGCATCGACCGCGCCGATGCGCTGGTAGTGGTGTATCCGGTCTACTGGTGGTCGATGCCGGGCCTGCTCAAGGGCTGGATCGACCGGGTATTCAGCAATGGCTGGGCAATCGAATACGACATACAAACCACCAGGCTGGTTAAAAAGCTCGGCGGCCTGCAGGTGCACCTGTTGGGGGTAGGCGGGACGGATGAAGGCACTTTCGAGCGCCATGGCTATGACAAGGCTATGAACACACAGATTGACCACGGGATCTTCGATTACTGCGGGGCAAAGGTGGTGAGTTCGCAGTTGCTGCTGGAGTCGGAAATTCGCGAGCCGAAGGTGCATCTGGAGGCGGCGTGGCGTACGGGGCAGGGGATGTTTGCGGCGCAGAACCAGCAGGTTGCGTTGTCGAGTTAG
- a CDS encoding TetR/AcrR family transcriptional regulator → MSSTETSAPRRRLSREDRLRQLLDVAWQLVREEGTEALTLGRVAEMAGVTKPVVYDHFITRAGLLAALYKDFDERQNALMDAALEASEASLEGRAWVIASAYVDCVLLQGREIPGVIAALTGAPELETLKREYEMIFLAKCRDVLAPFAASGDITLASLRAMLGAAEALSHAAASGEISPGDAQEELLETIKAMVNRRRSGEIKINP, encoded by the coding sequence ATGTCAAGCACCGAAACATCTGCGCCCCGCCGTCGCCTGTCCCGAGAAGATCGCCTGCGCCAGTTGCTGGACGTGGCCTGGCAATTGGTTCGTGAAGAAGGCACTGAAGCGCTGACCCTGGGACGAGTAGCCGAAATGGCGGGTGTCACCAAACCCGTGGTGTACGACCACTTCATCACCCGCGCCGGCTTGCTGGCGGCGCTGTATAAGGATTTTGACGAACGCCAGAACGCGTTGATGGACGCCGCGCTGGAGGCCAGCGAGGCGAGCCTTGAAGGCCGGGCGTGGGTGATTGCCTCCGCCTATGTCGACTGCGTACTGCTTCAGGGGCGCGAGATACCGGGGGTCATCGCCGCCCTGACGGGCGCGCCGGAGCTGGAAACCCTCAAGCGCGAATACGAGATGATTTTCCTGGCCAAGTGCCGTGATGTGCTCGCGCCGTTTGCAGCCTCGGGCGACATCACGCTGGCCAGTCTGAGGGCCATGCTGGGCGCGGCCGAGGCGCTGTCCCATGCGGCGGCCAGCGGTGAGATCAGCCCTGGCGACGCCCAGGAAGAACTGCTCGAGACCATCAAGGCGATGGTCAACCGTAGGCGGTCAGGTGAAATAAAGATCAACCCGTAG
- a CDS encoding GNAT family N-acetyltransferase has product MFSLTHYETPCPEPINSQILQMVVDYLTDISMVAIPPSNLLYNVYQYAIGYEVHLYLEAVGGSKGIAVELIVAMDEQDPGKVLGFLLYLPVKDDQEACGVAYMAVQASHRRRGVARAMMQDMLARYPHAELTCAVEKVPVFESLGFQVRGVRGTQVLMNTRDYSTDGLMGLLDVASIYSSLEVRQIHTYLLQKHGKRAMIDAEKQRDRHFDQMTRKAQAFVRGHLI; this is encoded by the coding sequence ATGTTCAGCCTTACCCACTACGAAACCCCATGCCCCGAACCGATCAACAGCCAGATCTTGCAGATGGTGGTCGACTACCTGACCGACATCAGCATGGTTGCGATCCCTCCGAGCAACCTGCTGTACAACGTCTATCAATACGCGATCGGCTATGAGGTGCACCTGTACCTGGAAGCGGTGGGTGGGTCGAAAGGGATTGCCGTCGAGTTGATCGTTGCGATGGATGAGCAGGATCCAGGCAAGGTCTTAGGCTTTCTGTTGTACCTGCCGGTCAAGGACGATCAAGAGGCGTGTGGCGTGGCGTATATGGCGGTGCAGGCCAGCCATCGGCGTCGGGGTGTGGCGCGGGCGATGATGCAGGACATGCTCGCTCGTTATCCCCATGCCGAGCTGACGTGTGCGGTGGAGAAAGTGCCGGTGTTCGAGTCCCTGGGCTTTCAGGTTCGCGGCGTACGCGGCACTCAGGTGCTGATGAACACGCGCGACTACAGCACCGATGGCTTGATGGGGTTGCTGGACGTTGCGTCGATCTACAGCTCTCTGGAAGTGCGGCAGATTCACACCTACCTGCTGCAAAAGCATGGCAAGCGGGCAATGATCGATGCGGAGAAGCAGCGTGACCGCCACTTCGACCAGATGACCCGCAAGGCCCAGGCGTTCGTCCGTGGGCACTTGATATAA